From one Allorhizobium ampelinum S4 genomic stretch:
- a CDS encoding ABC transporter permease has translation MAEIITDKPPQADQKKGHKRGLSDRQKDIIQKFAALGCLVVLAAVFALTSNAFLSVNNGMTIALQVTSIAFLGIGATYVIITGGIDLSVGSVLALAGVVAALAVKELGAPVWIGMVLGVLTGTACGVINGLVITRLKLPPFIATLGMMLIARGVALQITGARAVSGLGESFGVLGNGSLLRFESIDDQGFPVVSFPGIPYPVVLMVVIAVAAAFVLNRTVLGRHIYATGSNADAAQLSGVNVARVTAFTYIVSGTLAGLTGCMLMSRLVTAQPNEGVAYELDAIASAVIGGTSLIGGVGTISGTFIGAFVIGILRNGLNMNGVSAFTQQIIIGLVILGTVWIDQIRNRK, from the coding sequence ATGGCTGAGATCATCACCGACAAGCCACCGCAGGCGGACCAGAAAAAGGGCCACAAAAGGGGACTGAGCGACCGGCAAAAAGATATCATCCAGAAATTTGCAGCGCTTGGCTGCCTGGTCGTTCTGGCCGCCGTGTTTGCTCTTACATCCAATGCCTTCCTGAGCGTCAACAACGGCATGACGATTGCGCTACAGGTCACGTCGATTGCCTTTCTCGGCATCGGGGCAACCTATGTCATCATCACCGGGGGCATTGACCTCTCGGTCGGCTCCGTGCTGGCCCTTGCCGGGGTGGTCGCCGCCCTTGCCGTCAAGGAACTCGGCGCGCCGGTGTGGATCGGCATGGTGCTCGGCGTTCTCACCGGCACGGCCTGCGGCGTCATCAATGGCCTGGTCATTACCAGGCTGAAGCTGCCGCCGTTCATTGCGACCCTTGGCATGATGCTGATTGCACGGGGCGTCGCACTACAAATCACCGGCGCACGCGCCGTCTCGGGCCTTGGCGAATCCTTCGGGGTTTTGGGCAATGGTTCGCTGCTGCGCTTCGAAAGCATTGACGATCAAGGATTTCCAGTGGTCAGCTTTCCGGGCATTCCCTATCCCGTGGTGCTGATGGTCGTCATTGCCGTGGCCGCTGCCTTCGTGCTGAACCGAACCGTGCTTGGCCGGCATATCTATGCCACCGGCTCGAATGCGGACGCCGCCCAGCTCTCAGGCGTCAATGTCGCCCGCGTCACCGCCTTCACCTATATCGTCTCCGGCACGCTGGCCGGTCTCACCGGCTGTATGCTGATGTCTCGTCTCGTCACCGCCCAGCCGAATGAGGGCGTGGCCTATGAGCTGGATGCAATCGCGTCTGCGGTGATTGGCGGAACCTCGCTGATCGGCGGTGTCGGCACGATTTCCGGAACCTTCATCGGTGCCTTTGTCATCGGCATCCTGCGCAATGGCCTGAACATGAACGGCGTCTCCGCCTTCACCCAGCAGATCATTATAGGCCTCGTCATTCTCGGCACCGTCTGGATCGATCAGATCCGCAATCGGAAATAA
- a CDS encoding ABC transporter substrate-binding protein encodes MRKLALALAASVFTLSGALTASAGEIAVIVKTVNSTFWQNVQKGADAAIGKQKAHTITFQGPAAESAIADQVNMVENAVNRKVDAILLAPSDPDALVPAVKKAWEARIPVVIIDSMLSKDAEKYYQAFLATDNKAAGELAAKAMIQKVGTEGKIAVMSYVAGAGSEIGRVGGFTDYIKANSKLQIVGPYYSQSQMATALNQTTDVLAANADLKGIFGANEPTAIGMGRAIKQAGKAGKLVAIGFDGNQDLQEFVKDGTLEATVVQGSYQMGEKGVDTLLKLLSKEKVEKFIDTGVVVVTKQNIDKPEAKNVLY; translated from the coding sequence ATGCGTAAACTAGCCCTGGCCCTTGCGGCTTCAGTCTTTACACTGTCGGGCGCGCTCACCGCTTCGGCGGGCGAAATCGCCGTGATCGTCAAGACAGTCAACTCCACCTTCTGGCAGAACGTCCAGAAGGGCGCGGATGCCGCGATTGGCAAGCAGAAGGCCCATACGATAACCTTCCAGGGTCCGGCTGCGGAATCCGCCATTGCCGATCAGGTCAATATGGTCGAGAACGCCGTGAACCGGAAGGTCGATGCCATCCTGCTTGCGCCATCCGACCCGGACGCACTGGTCCCGGCGGTGAAGAAGGCCTGGGAAGCCCGCATTCCCGTCGTCATCATTGACTCGATGCTCTCGAAGGATGCCGAGAAATATTACCAGGCCTTCCTGGCGACGGACAACAAGGCCGCCGGTGAACTGGCGGCCAAGGCGATGATCCAGAAAGTCGGGACCGAAGGCAAGATCGCCGTGATGTCCTATGTCGCAGGTGCCGGTTCCGAAATCGGCCGCGTTGGCGGCTTTACCGACTACATCAAGGCAAACTCGAAACTCCAGATCGTCGGCCCCTACTATTCGCAGTCGCAGATGGCGACCGCGCTGAACCAGACGACCGACGTTCTTGCCGCCAATGCCGACCTGAAGGGCATATTCGGCGCCAATGAGCCGACCGCCATCGGCATGGGCCGGGCGATCAAGCAGGCTGGCAAGGCTGGCAAGCTCGTCGCCATCGGCTTTGACGGCAACCAGGACCTTCAGGAATTCGTCAAGGATGGCACACTGGAAGCCACCGTCGTCCAGGGTTCCTATCAGATGGGTGAAAAGGGCGTGGATACGCTTTTGAAGCTTCTGTCGAAGGAAAAGGTCGAAAAGTTCATCGACACCGGCGTCGTGGTCGTCACCAAGCAGAACATCGACAAGCCGGAAGCCAAGAACGTGCTTTATTGA
- a CDS encoding sugar ABC transporter ATP-binding protein: protein MGGVSLAAGECKPAPLLLKLEGVTKEFPGVKALQDVSLDVRAGEVHAVCGENGAGKSTLMKIISGVYQRDAGNMIYKGETVHFTSTLQSEAAGIAIIHQELNLVPHLSVAENIYLAREPRLSFIGGDFMVNRRKLRQDAKRCLDRLGVDINPDAQVRTLSVAQRQMVEIAKALSLNASVLIMDEPTSSLTQQEAQLLFRVIRDLKREGTGIIYISHRLDEMAEIVDRVTVLRDGRYISTDDFDAITVDYIVARMVGRSLEEKFPAPTRSPSKDTIFSVSGLTRHGVFSDIGFELRRGEILGFAGLMGAGRTEVARAIFGADPFDSGTLLLEGRPLSISDPRSAIDAGLAYLSEDRKAGGLAVKMPVDANLMMANMEAVSNPFGVIDKELHRQSSQHYVNLLNIKTPSLNQPVRLLSGGNQQKIIIGKWLFRQPKIMFFDEPTRGIDVGAKLAIYRLMDELAAKGIGIILISSELPEILGLSDRVAVFHEGRITATLTTRETSQEEIMLYASGRVRESARGMTHG, encoded by the coding sequence ATGGGAGGAGTGTCGCTTGCCGCTGGCGAGTGCAAACCCGCGCCGCTGCTTTTAAAACTGGAGGGCGTCACCAAGGAATTCCCTGGTGTGAAGGCCCTGCAGGACGTCAGCCTTGATGTCAGGGCCGGTGAAGTCCATGCGGTTTGCGGAGAGAATGGAGCCGGAAAATCCACGCTGATGAAGATCATCAGCGGCGTCTACCAGAGAGACGCTGGCAACATGATCTACAAGGGCGAGACGGTTCATTTCACCTCCACATTGCAGTCGGAAGCAGCCGGAATTGCCATCATCCATCAGGAACTCAACCTTGTTCCGCATCTCTCCGTTGCCGAAAACATCTATCTTGCCCGGGAACCACGGCTAAGTTTTATCGGTGGGGACTTCATGGTCAACAGGCGCAAGCTGCGCCAGGACGCCAAGCGATGCCTTGACCGTCTGGGGGTCGACATCAACCCCGACGCGCAGGTGCGCACGCTCTCCGTCGCGCAGCGGCAGATGGTCGAGATTGCCAAGGCCCTTTCGCTCAACGCCTCCGTTCTCATCATGGATGAACCGACCTCCTCGCTAACACAACAGGAAGCACAGCTTCTGTTTCGCGTCATCCGTGACCTGAAACGCGAGGGAACCGGTATCATCTATATCTCGCACCGGCTCGACGAAATGGCAGAGATCGTTGATCGCGTCACGGTGCTGCGCGATGGGCGCTACATCTCCACAGATGATTTCGATGCGATCACCGTGGACTATATCGTGGCCCGCATGGTGGGCCGCTCGCTGGAAGAGAAATTCCCGGCACCGACCCGTTCGCCAAGCAAGGACACCATCTTTTCCGTTTCGGGTCTTACCCGCCATGGCGTTTTCTCCGATATCGGCTTTGAACTGCGCCGCGGTGAAATTTTGGGCTTTGCGGGATTGATGGGTGCAGGCCGGACGGAAGTGGCCCGGGCGATCTTTGGAGCCGATCCGTTCGACAGTGGAACACTCCTGCTCGAAGGGCGGCCCCTTTCGATTTCCGACCCGCGTTCGGCCATTGACGCAGGGCTTGCCTATCTTTCCGAGGACCGCAAGGCGGGAGGCCTGGCCGTCAAGATGCCGGTCGATGCCAATCTGATGATGGCCAATATGGAGGCCGTCTCCAATCCGTTCGGCGTGATCGACAAGGAACTGCACCGCCAGTCGAGCCAGCACTATGTCAATCTGCTCAATATCAAAACGCCCAGCCTGAACCAACCCGTCCGCCTTCTGTCGGGCGGAAACCAGCAAAAGATCATTATTGGAAAATGGCTGTTCCGGCAGCCAAAGATCATGTTCTTTGATGAGCCGACGCGAGGCATTGATGTGGGTGCCAAGCTCGCTATCTACCGGCTGATGGATGAGCTTGCCGCCAAAGGCATCGGCATCATTCTGATCAGTTCCGAGCTTCCAGAAATCCTCGGACTATCGGACCGCGTTGCAGTTTTCCACGAAGGCCGCATCACCGCAACACTGACGACGCGCGAGACGTCGCAAGAAGAGATCATGCTGTATGCCTCCGGCCGTGTCCGGGAGAGCGCGCGAGGAATGACCCATGGCTGA
- a CDS encoding FadR/GntR family transcriptional regulator, whose product MTLPKRLYQQIADQVRHLIQSGPYPAGARLPPERELAQTLGVSRPSLREALIALEIDGTIEIRMGSGIYVLSASKSAASGRSLGESPTELMQARAVIESAVIVKAAAAMTDAVFAALVGIVESMRQEIAGGRKPIDQDRQFHLTIAEQSGNSVLAEIVANLFDERHSPISDHIRGRFETPETWSLALIEHEAILTALEARDPLAAQAAMYAHLTASRRRWLEN is encoded by the coding sequence ATGACATTGCCCAAACGTCTTTACCAACAGATTGCCGACCAGGTTCGGCATCTGATCCAAAGTGGCCCTTATCCGGCAGGGGCGCGGCTGCCACCTGAACGTGAGCTGGCGCAAACCCTGGGGGTCTCACGACCGTCCTTGCGCGAGGCGTTGATTGCGCTGGAAATCGACGGAACAATCGAGATTCGCATGGGATCGGGCATTTATGTCCTGTCTGCCAGCAAGTCCGCCGCCTCTGGGCGATCACTGGGGGAGAGTCCGACAGAGTTGATGCAGGCGCGTGCCGTCATTGAAAGTGCTGTTATCGTCAAGGCCGCTGCCGCAATGACCGATGCGGTTTTTGCGGCGCTTGTCGGGATTGTCGAGTCAATGCGTCAGGAGATTGCCGGCGGTCGCAAGCCGATTGATCAGGACCGCCAGTTTCATCTGACCATCGCGGAACAGTCGGGCAATTCGGTGCTGGCGGAGATCGTCGCCAATCTCTTTGACGAACGCCATAGTCCTATCTCGGACCATATACGCGGCCGCTTTGAGACGCCCGAAACCTGGTCACTGGCGCTGATCGAGCATGAGGCAATTCTGACTGCGCTGGAAGCACGCGACCCGCTCGCAGCACAGGCTGCAATGTATGCCCATCTGACGGCATCGCGAAGGCGATGGTTGGAGAATTGA
- a CDS encoding J domain-containing protein gives MTSDSKIFVGLRSTRKKPAPDRGSTGPKCQWDGCEKGGTHRAPVGQIAEGLYLLFCADHVKTYTKGYNFAPNLSDPVTARYQKDAASGKLQTWGTSVNKPSEIPLPSTARSGSAKATNARKSAAQRQAEKLDIQRRKLKVLEAKAFETLGLSPDATPEEIRSRYKQKLKMHHPDANNGDRNSEDKLQASIDAHKILKLNGFC, from the coding sequence ATGACCTCTGATTCAAAGATTTTTGTTGGCCTCCGGTCGACACGTAAAAAGCCTGCTCCAGACCGTGGATCGACAGGTCCGAAATGCCAATGGGATGGCTGCGAAAAGGGTGGAACGCATCGCGCTCCTGTCGGGCAAATTGCCGAGGGTCTCTATCTGCTGTTCTGTGCCGATCATGTGAAAACCTACACCAAAGGTTACAATTTCGCACCCAATCTGTCCGACCCCGTAACGGCGCGCTATCAGAAGGATGCGGCGAGCGGCAAGCTGCAGACGTGGGGGACCAGCGTCAATAAGCCGTCGGAAATTCCGCTGCCTTCCACGGCCCGCTCCGGCTCTGCAAAGGCCACAAACGCACGTAAAAGCGCGGCACAGCGCCAAGCGGAAAAATTGGATATTCAGCGCCGTAAGCTCAAGGTGCTGGAAGCGAAGGCTTTCGAGACGCTTGGCCTTTCCCCGGATGCAACGCCGGAAGAGATCAGAAGCCGCTATAAGCAGAAGCTCAAAATGCATCATCCGGATGCAAATAACGGCGATCGAAACTCCGAGGATAAGCTTCAGGCTTCGATCGACGCCCATAAAATCCTCAAGCTCAACGGATTTTGTTGA
- a CDS encoding aldo/keto reductase: MQVNDRRKLRNRDVSFTVMGLGCAQMGNLYRWTSYQEALGAFDAAWDAGIRYFDTAPFYGYTRSERRLGTMLTEHERANYVLSTKVGRVMVPDETVGPEEDTYIQPLPFRPVYDYTYDAILKSFEASQQRTGVLKPDILYVHDIGQMTHGAKHGHYWEQLTKGGGFKALGQLRDAGLVKAIGLGVNEWQAVWDAMDAFDIDVAMLAGRYTLLEQDSLTLLDRAEKANVGIVVAGVFNSGLLAGNRKFNYAEAPADILARVAEIEAACAAEGVSLQAAALNFPLLHPAVVSVVSGVRNAEQIRANVAWMQEDVPSSVWRSLKDKGIIADGVPIGV, from the coding sequence ATGCAGGTCAACGACAGGCGCAAGCTGCGCAATCGCGATGTTTCCTTCACGGTGATGGGTCTGGGCTGTGCGCAGATGGGCAATCTCTATCGCTGGACAAGTTACCAGGAAGCGCTCGGGGCCTTCGATGCCGCCTGGGATGCAGGCATTCGTTACTTCGATACCGCTCCCTTCTATGGCTACACCCGCTCCGAACGCCGTCTCGGGACGATGCTGACCGAGCATGAGCGCGCAAACTACGTGCTCTCCACCAAGGTGGGCCGCGTGATGGTCCCCGATGAGACCGTCGGACCAGAGGAAGACACCTATATTCAGCCCCTGCCGTTCCGTCCGGTCTACGACTACACCTATGACGCCATTCTGAAATCCTTTGAGGCAAGCCAGCAGCGCACGGGCGTGCTGAAGCCTGACATTCTCTATGTCCACGACATCGGCCAGATGACGCATGGTGCAAAACACGGGCATTATTGGGAACAGTTGACCAAGGGCGGCGGGTTCAAGGCGCTCGGCCAATTGCGCGACGCTGGCCTCGTCAAGGCCATCGGCCTCGGCGTCAATGAATGGCAGGCGGTCTGGGATGCGATGGATGCCTTCGATATCGATGTCGCCATGCTGGCCGGGCGCTACACGCTGCTGGAACAGGACAGCCTGACGCTGCTGGACCGGGCGGAAAAAGCCAATGTTGGGATCGTCGTGGCCGGGGTCTTCAATTCGGGCCTGCTGGCGGGAAACCGCAAGTTCAACTATGCCGAGGCACCCGCCGACATTCTTGCGCGCGTCGCAGAAATCGAAGCGGCATGTGCCGCTGAAGGCGTATCGCTACAGGCGGCGGCCTTGAATTTTCCGCTGCTGCATCCCGCCGTCGTCTCCGTGGTATCCGGCGTCCGCAACGCCGAGCAGATCCGCGCCAACGTGGCCTGGATGCAGGAAGACGTCCCCTCCTCCGTGTGGCGATCCCTGAAGGACAAGGGCATCATCGCCGATGGCGTCCCGATCGGAGTGTGA
- a CDS encoding ABC transporter substrate-binding protein, which yields MMTTSFTAIAGDASRCARLTLAAFTLALASSGSALAQPKGDLVILQWMAGSDLEVIQNLEKAFMAKYPDVKIKEVPVTWSGDPRGGLRTSLMGGEKADLMINTWPAFRTELVTAGLLRPLDDAYSALKWGERLDNSWKDLGSVSGQLYGVTFTYGDRSGLWYDTGTFKKAGITTPPKDWAQFLDTIAKLKSAGVVPMAVPAKTWAHAEVFETLILREGGADLSRKLVAHEIPWTDDRVKAALRKWRELLSAGCCGDASTMLGTEWDNASDRVLKERKAGFVQMGMWINNRAETVYKLAPDQFGLFQFPATGQGHDTAASVDAKEFVALASGGNSEAADAFMDFTISREGANIIAKGGLASSSRAVDVGLYSPAIQASNTFVTGADTAFVLGDGLPGDLADEYRIQLQKFLGDPSDANIDRVTAAIEAKAKGSY from the coding sequence ATGATGACTACCAGTTTCACGGCTATCGCCGGGGATGCGTCACGCTGCGCGCGTCTCACTTTGGCAGCGTTTACCCTCGCATTGGCCTCAAGCGGCTCGGCCTTGGCCCAGCCCAAAGGCGATCTGGTCATCCTGCAATGGATGGCAGGGTCTGACCTTGAGGTGATCCAAAATCTGGAAAAAGCCTTCATGGCCAAATATCCGGATGTGAAAATCAAGGAAGTACCGGTGACATGGTCCGGCGATCCGCGTGGCGGGCTTCGCACCTCGTTGATGGGCGGCGAAAAGGCTGATCTGATGATCAATACGTGGCCTGCTTTCCGCACAGAACTCGTCACCGCCGGTCTTTTGCGCCCGCTGGATGATGCCTATTCCGCTCTGAAATGGGGAGAACGGCTCGACAACAGCTGGAAGGATCTTGGGTCTGTCTCCGGCCAACTCTACGGCGTTACCTTCACTTATGGCGACCGTAGCGGTCTTTGGTATGATACCGGAACCTTCAAAAAGGCAGGCATCACCACGCCGCCTAAGGATTGGGCGCAGTTTCTGGACACTATCGCCAAGCTGAAGAGTGCCGGTGTGGTGCCAATGGCCGTCCCTGCCAAGACCTGGGCGCATGCCGAAGTGTTTGAAACGCTGATCTTACGCGAGGGCGGTGCGGATCTTTCGCGCAAGCTGGTGGCCCACGAGATCCCCTGGACCGATGATCGCGTCAAGGCGGCCCTTCGCAAATGGCGCGAGCTGTTGAGCGCCGGTTGCTGCGGCGATGCCTCCACAATGCTTGGCACAGAGTGGGACAATGCCTCCGACCGGGTATTGAAAGAGCGCAAAGCAGGCTTTGTCCAGATGGGAATGTGGATCAACAACCGCGCCGAGACCGTCTACAAGCTTGCCCCGGATCAGTTCGGCCTGTTCCAGTTTCCAGCCACAGGGCAGGGCCATGACACTGCCGCCAGTGTCGATGCCAAGGAGTTTGTCGCATTGGCATCCGGCGGCAATAGCGAGGCTGCTGACGCCTTCATGGACTTCACCATAAGCCGTGAAGGTGCCAACATCATTGCCAAGGGCGGGTTAGCATCGTCCTCTCGAGCTGTTGATGTTGGGCTTTATAGCCCTGCCATTCAGGCGTCCAATACCTTTGTGACCGGGGCGGATACGGCCTTTGTTCTGGGGGATGGCCTGCCCGGCGATCTGGCTGATGAGTATCGCATTCAGCTCCAGAAATTCCTGGGTGATCCCAGCGATGCCAATATCGATAGGGTGACGGCGGCGATCGAGGCCAAGGCAAAGGGATCGTATTGA
- a CDS encoding L-fuconate dehydratase, protein MTRITDLNVFDLRFPTSASLDGSDAMNPDPDYSAAYVVLETDEPGLEGHGLTFTIGRGNDICCMAIKAMRHLVVGVDLDEVRAAPGKFWRKLTGDSQLRWIGPDKGAMHLATGAVVNAFWDAMAKQAGLPVWQFVSTMSPEEIADIVDYRYLTDALTREEAVAILRKAEDGKADRIALLERQGYPCYTTSAGWLGYDDDKLRRLAQDAIDQGFNHIKMKVGRDLEDDIRRLTIAREVIGPDRYLMVDANQVWEVGQAIDWMKKLAFAKPFFIEEPTSPDDVAGHRKIRDAIAPIKVATGEMCQNRIMFKQFITEGAIDIVQIDSCRMGGLNEVLAVLLLAAKYEKPVWPHAGGVGLCEYVQHLSMIDYIAVSGTREGRVIEYVDHLHEHFIDPCVIRNAAYMPPSRPGFSIEMKPESIAAYTFPTSKAV, encoded by the coding sequence ATGACCCGCATTACCGATCTCAATGTTTTCGACCTGCGCTTTCCGACATCTGCAAGCCTCGACGGCTCCGATGCCATGAACCCGGACCCGGATTATTCAGCGGCATACGTGGTCCTCGAAACGGATGAGCCTGGCCTGGAAGGCCATGGCCTCACCTTTACCATTGGCCGCGGCAACGATATCTGCTGTATGGCGATCAAGGCCATGCGCCATCTGGTGGTGGGCGTGGATCTGGACGAAGTACGGGCTGCGCCTGGCAAGTTCTGGCGAAAGCTGACTGGCGATAGCCAGTTGCGCTGGATCGGACCCGACAAGGGCGCCATGCATCTGGCAACAGGCGCTGTCGTCAATGCCTTCTGGGATGCCATGGCAAAGCAGGCCGGTCTGCCGGTGTGGCAGTTCGTATCGACCATGTCACCGGAAGAGATCGCCGATATCGTCGATTATCGCTATCTCACCGATGCGCTGACCCGCGAGGAAGCTGTCGCGATTTTACGCAAGGCGGAGGACGGCAAGGCCGACCGCATCGCGCTTCTCGAAAGGCAAGGCTATCCCTGTTACACAACCTCGGCCGGATGGCTGGGATATGACGATGACAAGCTGCGCCGTCTGGCGCAGGACGCCATCGACCAGGGTTTCAATCATATCAAGATGAAGGTTGGGCGTGATCTTGAGGATGACATTCGTCGTCTGACGATTGCCCGCGAGGTGATCGGTCCGGATCGGTATCTGATGGTCGATGCCAATCAGGTCTGGGAAGTCGGCCAGGCCATCGACTGGATGAAAAAGCTCGCCTTTGCCAAACCTTTTTTCATCGAGGAGCCAACCAGCCCGGACGATGTGGCAGGTCACCGCAAGATCCGCGATGCCATTGCGCCGATCAAGGTCGCAACCGGCGAGATGTGCCAGAACCGCATCATGTTCAAGCAATTCATCACCGAAGGCGCGATTGACATCGTCCAGATCGATTCCTGCCGCATGGGTGGGCTCAACGAAGTTCTCGCCGTACTGCTGCTGGCGGCGAAATATGAAAAGCCTGTCTGGCCGCATGCGGGCGGTGTTGGGCTGTGTGAATATGTCCAGCATCTTTCGATGATCGATTATATCGCGGTCTCCGGCACCAGAGAGGGCCGCGTGATCGAATATGTAGACCATCTGCACGAACACTTCATCGATCCCTGCGTCATCCGCAACGCCGCCTATATGCCGCCATCCCGCCCCGGCTTCTCCATCGAGATGAAGCCTGAATCAATTGCTGCCTATACGTTCCCCACCTCAAAGGCAGTCTGA
- a CDS encoding amidohydrolase family protein: protein MIIDAHQHFWLMKNRQGQWPPPELATIHRDFGTVDLEPQLSATGVGGTVLVQSLPSIDDTRFLLDLAQHHDFILGVVGWVDLKAADAATLITELATYPKLKGLRPMVQDIAEDDWIDDPALDPAIGAMLASGLTFDALVLPRHLAPLERFARRYPALPVVIDHGAKPVIAQGLYSDWRTAMTRLADLENISCKLSGLLTEAGAQQPEAIRPYAETILELFGPERVMWGSDWPVLNLVSDYDSWFAQARAIVPEAAHDRVFCENARRFYGL, encoded by the coding sequence ATGATCATCGATGCCCATCAGCATTTCTGGCTCATGAAAAACCGGCAAGGCCAATGGCCCCCACCGGAACTTGCCACCATTCACCGGGATTTCGGGACCGTAGACTTAGAGCCGCAACTGTCAGCGACGGGCGTTGGGGGGACGGTTCTGGTTCAATCACTGCCGAGCATTGATGACACGCGATTCCTGCTGGATCTGGCGCAACACCATGATTTCATTCTTGGCGTGGTGGGCTGGGTTGACCTGAAGGCGGCGGACGCGGCCACCCTCATCACGGAACTGGCGACCTATCCGAAGCTGAAGGGCCTGCGCCCGATGGTGCAGGATATTGCCGAGGATGACTGGATCGACGATCCCGCACTCGACCCGGCCATCGGGGCGATGCTGGCGTCGGGTCTCACCTTCGACGCGCTGGTTCTGCCCCGCCACCTCGCACCATTGGAGAGGTTTGCGCGCCGGTATCCCGCTCTTCCTGTCGTCATCGATCACGGGGCAAAACCCGTCATCGCCCAAGGGCTCTATAGCGACTGGCGCACGGCCATGACGCGGCTTGCCGACCTGGAAAACATCTCATGCAAGCTATCCGGCCTGCTGACCGAAGCCGGTGCGCAGCAGCCCGAAGCCATTCGTCCCTATGCCGAGACGATCCTCGAACTCTTTGGGCCGGAGCGGGTGATGTGGGGCAGCGACTGGCCCGTGCTGAACCTCGTCAGCGATTATGACAGCTGGTTTGCCCAGGCCCGCGCCATCGTGCCGGAAGCCGCACATGATCGGGTGTTTTGTGAAAATGCCCGCCGCTTCTATGGCCTTTGA
- a CDS encoding zinc-binding alcohol dehydrogenase family protein, producing MKALICEEPGRLSLIERAPPPRAENEVLVRIRHVGICGTDFHIYAGKHPFLEYPRVMGHELSGTVAEAPAGSHLKTGDAVYIVPYLSCGACHACRKGLSNACQNIRVLGVHCDGGMAEYVSVPEENVVPTGGISLADAAMIEFLAIGAHGVKRGNIQQQDRVLVTGAGPIGMSAIIFAKARGAHVTVMDTREDRLAFAVDRLMADQSLFADTSAEAEVERMTGGDGFDVVIDATGNAIPMQRGFNFLAHGARYVLLSVVRQDITFSDPEFHKREATLIASRNAQPDDFAEVVRQIEAGKVPTRALNTHTGHLDDSVKLFKEWSQPQAGVIKAILEIG from the coding sequence ATGAAAGCGCTCATCTGCGAAGAACCCGGCCGCCTCTCCCTTATCGAGCGCGCGCCGCCACCGCGTGCAGAAAATGAGGTTCTCGTGCGGATCCGCCATGTCGGCATCTGCGGCACGGATTTTCACATCTATGCGGGCAAGCATCCCTTCCTTGAATATCCTCGCGTCATGGGACATGAATTGTCGGGAACGGTTGCGGAGGCGCCCGCAGGCAGTCATCTGAAGACCGGGGATGCCGTCTATATTGTCCCCTACCTGTCCTGCGGCGCCTGCCATGCCTGCCGCAAGGGTCTCTCGAATGCCTGCCAGAATATCCGGGTTCTTGGTGTTCACTGTGATGGCGGCATGGCCGAATATGTGAGCGTGCCGGAAGAAAACGTCGTACCGACCGGTGGCATTTCACTTGCTGATGCGGCGATGATTGAGTTTCTGGCCATCGGCGCTCATGGTGTGAAACGCGGTAACATCCAACAGCAGGATCGTGTTCTCGTCACCGGCGCCGGCCCGATTGGCATGTCGGCCATCATCTTTGCCAAGGCGAGAGGCGCGCATGTGACTGTTATGGATACCCGCGAGGATCGCCTGGCCTTTGCCGTGGATCGCCTCATGGCGGATCAATCGCTGTTTGCCGATACTTCCGCCGAGGCCGAAGTTGAGAGGATGACGGGTGGCGATGGTTTCGATGTGGTGATCGATGCCACCGGTAATGCCATTCCGATGCAGCGCGGTTTCAATTTCCTCGCCCATGGCGCACGCTATGTCCTGCTCTCCGTCGTTCGCCAGGACATAACCTTCTCTGATCCGGAATTCCACAAACGCGAGGCAACGCTGATTGCCAGCCGCAATGCCCAACCCGACGATTTTGCCGAAGTCGTCCGCCAGATTGAGGCTGGCAAGGTGCCGACGCGCGCTTTGAACACCCATACCGGCCACCTTGATGATAGCGTCAAGCTGTTCAAGGAATGGTCCCAGCCGCAAGCCGGTGTGATCAAGGCTATTCTGGAGATTGGGTAG